The following are encoded in a window of Dioscorea cayenensis subsp. rotundata cultivar TDr96_F1 chromosome 16, TDr96_F1_v2_PseudoChromosome.rev07_lg8_w22 25.fasta, whole genome shotgun sequence genomic DNA:
- the LOC120278913 gene encoding anthocyanin 5-aromatic acyltransferase-like yields the protein MQSFSSPFASGDTTNILPCTFFDLIFMHFHPVQRVFFYDFPHSSHHFISSEFPSLKHSLSLTLSRFYPLAGCLLMQAGGKPELVFSAGDSVTVTIAVSSDDFHELSSDLAREMSRFHVLLPKLIEKEVLAIQVTTFPNSGISIGTTMHHGVGDGATYTHFMKTWSAVHRFGELAAFSMVLPPFLDRSKVRDDRGLERLFMEELEEFNGGDGLDKWDLHGCNDVVLATFVFGRERLEKMKKKTLSNCSVSALACGYMWSCLVKARKDTSKMMVHFGFVTGCRARIEPALPTNYFGNCLGICCVEAERSQVVDEERLVAAEAIWEVIKGLEKGVMEGADKWVSNVYKYASERAMTVAGSPKLGVYEVEFGWGKPKKVDIVSIERTGAVSLTESRDNEGGIEAGLALPRHEMEEFVSCFLNGFMEEI from the coding sequence ATGCAAAGTTTCTCCTCCCCCTTCGCCAGCGGCGACACCACCAACATTCTTCCATGCACCTTctttgatctcatcttcatgcACTTCCATCCAGTTCAACGTGTCTTCTTCTATGACTTCCCTCATTCCTCTCACCACTTCATCTCCTCCGAATTCCCAAGCCTCAAACACTCCTTATCTCTCACACTTTCCCGCTTTTACCCTCTGGCAGGATGTTTGCTCATGCAAGCCGGCGGCAAGCCGGAGCTTGTCTTCTCTGCCGGGGATTCTGTGACTGTAACCATTGCAGTGTCTTCTGATGATTTCCATGAGCTCTCTAGTGATCTTGCACGTGAGATGTCAAGATTTCATGTGTTGCTTCCAAAACTCATTGAGAAAGAAGTGCTTGCTATTCAAGTCACAACCTTTCCAAACTCCGGCATCAGCATCGGAACAACAATGCATCATGGAGTTGGTGATGGTGCTACTTATACTCATTTCATGAAGACATGGTCGGCAGTTCATCGGTTTGGTGAGCTTGCTGCCTTTTCAATGGTGTTGCCGCCTTTTCTAGACCGGAGTAAGGTGAGGGATGATAGAGGCCTTGAGAGATTGTTCATGGAGGAGTTGGAAGAGTTCAATGGTGGTGATGGGCTTGACAAATGGGATCTTCATGGGTGCAATGATGTTGTTCTTGCTACATTTGTGTTTGGAAGGGAGagattggagaagatgaagaagaagactttGTCAAATTGTTCGGTGTCTGCTTTGGCATGCGGATACATGTGGTCTTGTTTAGTGAAGGCAAGAAAAGATACGAGCAAGATGATGGTTCATTTCGGCTTTGTCACTGGTTGTAGAGCAAGAATTGAGCCTGCATTGCCGACAAATTATTTCGGCAATTGTTTAGGCATATGTTGTGTTGAAGCTGAGAGAAGTCAGGTTGTTGATGAGGAAAGATTGGTTGCAGCAGAGGCAATTTGGGAAGTGATCAAAGGGTTGGAAAAGGGAGTGATGGAGGGAGCTGATAAGTGGGTGAGTAATGTGTACAAATATGCATCGGAGAGGGCAATGACTGTGGCAGGATCACCGAAGTTGGGTGTTTATGAGGTTGAGTTTGGTTGGGGGAAGCCAAAGAAGGTGGATATTGTGTCGATAGAGAGGACTGGAGCGGTATCCTTGACGGAGAGCAGAGATAATGAAGGAGGTATAGAGGCTGGCCTTGCATTGCCTCGCCATGAAATGGAggagtttgtttcttgttttcttaatgGTTTCATGGAAGAGATTTAA